From Chryseobacterium sp. IHB B 17019, one genomic window encodes:
- a CDS encoding M28 family peptidase, which produces MKKIFIIIPLFLGGFLFSQKKPQKKTVKKTTTLAKFNYYDEFKKISDEIMTNGTAYNNLGELTKGVGSRFSATPGYTKAVEWAEKKFKDIGIEMIWRQEAKAPVWVRGRESLQIKAGNGDWKSIRMLSFGNSEGTGGKDLTGEIVLINSTSELNAMSIGQLRDKIVFVNLPIDPKIINTSDSYLITAKSKLISASVIAKTGAKALIIRSLTTANDDTPHAKMIYYEPDDKIRIPALSIGVRSADELEKLLKKQKVTAKINMSAESKGETTNPNIIAEIPGKKDSKVIVLGAQLDSWDFGEGAIDDGTGVVQCIEVLRTLKALGFENNHTIRVVLYANSENGGQGREMYAAYVKKKDEKHIFALGTDAGGYSPRGFALDMSPQRRKLIFPWKEYFLPYGVYDFDQTDAIQDISPLKKLDIPLAELVVDTQRYFDYHHSVEDTFDKVNKRELLLGAVAMTQMIFMIDKNW; this is translated from the coding sequence ATGAAAAAAATATTCATTATAATTCCACTCTTTTTGGGTGGATTTTTATTTTCTCAAAAAAAACCTCAGAAAAAAACGGTTAAAAAGACAACAACCTTAGCCAAATTCAACTATTACGATGAATTTAAAAAGATCTCGGACGAGATCATGACCAACGGAACAGCTTACAATAATCTTGGTGAACTGACGAAAGGCGTTGGCTCACGCTTCAGTGCAACTCCCGGATATACAAAAGCTGTAGAATGGGCAGAAAAAAAGTTCAAAGATATCGGGATTGAAATGATCTGGAGACAGGAAGCAAAAGCCCCGGTTTGGGTAAGAGGAAGAGAATCTCTGCAGATAAAAGCCGGAAATGGAGACTGGAAAAGTATCAGGATGCTTTCTTTCGGGAATTCTGAAGGAACGGGTGGAAAAGATCTTACGGGTGAAATTGTTTTAATCAATTCGACCTCTGAGCTTAATGCAATGTCAATAGGACAACTGAGAGACAAAATTGTTTTCGTCAATCTGCCGATAGACCCGAAAATCATTAATACAAGTGATTCTTATTTAATTACTGCAAAATCAAAATTAATTTCAGCTTCCGTTATTGCAAAAACAGGAGCTAAGGCATTAATCATAAGGTCTTTAACAACAGCAAATGACGACACGCCTCATGCTAAAATGATCTATTACGAGCCGGATGACAAAATAAGAATTCCAGCTTTGTCAATTGGAGTAAGATCTGCCGACGAACTAGAAAAATTATTAAAAAAACAAAAAGTTACAGCCAAAATAAACATGTCCGCCGAATCAAAAGGCGAAACAACCAATCCTAACATCATCGCTGAAATTCCGGGTAAAAAAGACTCTAAAGTAATTGTTCTCGGTGCCCAGCTTGACTCCTGGGACTTTGGAGAAGGCGCCATTGATGACGGAACGGGCGTTGTGCAGTGTATAGAAGTTTTAAGAACCTTAAAAGCGCTTGGCTTTGAAAATAATCATACCATCAGGGTTGTCCTGTACGCCAACAGTGAAAATGGCGGACAAGGAAGAGAAATGTATGCAGCTTATGTTAAGAAAAAAGATGAAAAACATATTTTCGCGCTGGGAACAGACGCGGGAGGCTACTCACCGAGAGGTTTTGCTTTGGATATGTCTCCGCAGAGAAGGAAACTGATTTTTCCATGGAAAGAATATTTTCTTCCTTACGGCGTTTATGACTTTGACCAGACTGATGCCATCCAGGATATTTCTCCTTTGAAAAAATTGGATATTCCTTTGGCAGAGCTTGTTGTAGATACACAAAGATATTTCGACTATCACCACTCGGTAGAAGATACTTTCGATAAAGTGAATAAAAGAGAACTTCTTTTAGGTGCCGTTGCCATGACACAAATGATCTTTATGATTGATAAAAACTGGTAA
- a CDS encoding DUF1015 domain-containing protein, producing the protein MPVFKPFRGIRPHKDYESTFPTHPLDNFTQEEIAEKAQVENTYINMIKPYVVSKSKDIDRNLRKIRSTFEELLSENKLVQDNSAYYLYEQIYPNKQVFRGLLGLTSIEDFWNGKIKRHESTIPQKKEKLAHYLEKVNLQAEPVLLTYPSNSKIELLMNHEEKNVPIFNHVDSKGIRHKIWRIDNRLKLQQFKEVIDQIDSFYIADGHHRIGSTALNAKYQKEKNKRHNGTELYNFVYSFIVSNQSIKIHDYNRIVSDLNGLSKEDFLQQLEQYFLIHEKGETAYYPSQKFHISMYLDGKFYSLHVKHDLRSTEMSLDNLDHHLLDKYIFKSILKIEDPDSSEKISYIKGTSSLDGINQIKEKIDSGEGKVGFGIFPVSFNDMIKISDLRLSMPPKCTFIEPKLVTALLMYDMKP; encoded by the coding sequence ATGCCTGTTTTTAAACCTTTTCGTGGAATAAGACCTCATAAAGACTATGAGAGTACTTTCCCTACTCACCCTCTGGATAACTTCACTCAGGAAGAGATAGCGGAAAAAGCTCAAGTTGAAAACACTTACATCAATATGATAAAACCCTATGTTGTAAGTAAATCCAAAGATATTGATAGGAATTTAAGGAAAATCCGGTCAACATTTGAAGAGCTGCTGAGCGAAAACAAACTCGTGCAGGACAATTCGGCGTACTATCTTTATGAGCAGATCTATCCTAACAAACAGGTTTTCAGAGGACTTCTCGGGCTGACAAGCATTGAAGATTTCTGGAATGGTAAAATCAAGAGACACGAAAGTACAATTCCTCAGAAGAAAGAGAAACTGGCTCATTATCTTGAAAAAGTAAACCTTCAGGCTGAACCCGTGCTGCTTACCTACCCTTCCAATTCTAAGATTGAATTACTGATGAACCATGAGGAAAAAAATGTCCCGATTTTTAATCATGTGGATTCAAAAGGGATCAGACATAAAATCTGGAGAATTGACAACCGTTTAAAACTTCAACAGTTCAAGGAAGTTATCGATCAGATCGACTCTTTTTATATTGCAGACGGGCACCACAGAATCGGTTCCACAGCATTGAATGCAAAATATCAGAAAGAAAAAAACAAAAGACACAACGGGACAGAACTTTACAATTTTGTTTACAGCTTTATAGTTTCAAACCAATCAATTAAAATCCATGATTACAACAGGATTGTAAGCGATTTGAACGGACTTTCCAAAGAAGATTTCTTACAACAGCTGGAACAATATTTTTTAATTCACGAAAAAGGAGAAACGGCATATTATCCTTCGCAAAAGTTCCACATCTCGATGTATCTGGATGGTAAATTTTACTCTCTTCACGTAAAGCATGACCTCCGTTCTACGGAAATGTCTCTGGACAACCTTGATCATCATTTATTAGATAAATATATCTTTAAAAGTATTTTAAAAATTGAGGATCCGGACAGCTCTGAGAAAATTTCTTACATAAAGGGAACTTCAAGTCTTGATGGAATCAATCAGATAAAAGAAAAAATTGACAGCGGAGAAGGAAAAGTTGGATTCGGAATTTTTCCTGTGAGTTTTAATGATATGATTAAAATATCGGATTTAAGACTAAGTATGCCTCCAAAATGTACATTTATTGAACCAAAATTGGTTACAGCATTATTAATGTATGATATGAAACCTTAA
- a CDS encoding D-2-hydroxyacid dehydrogenase, translated as MKVLANDGISKAGEQALKNAGIEVLDNRVAQDHVINFINENNVDVLLVRSATKVRQDLIDACPNLKIIGRGGIGMDNIDVEYAKSKGINVINTPTASSKSVAELVFAHFFSLARFLHESNRLMPLEGETHFDAMKKSFSKAYELSGKNLGVIGFGSIGQEVVKMGISLGMNVKVLTRKPRTETLSLSFFDGQSVNFEITSTNDMDGFLKDLDFISINTPKTNEYIIDTPQFEKMKDGVYIVNTARGGVINEVALVDYIDYGKVAGAALDVFEKEPTPEVILLMNPALSLSPHVGGNTVDAQEKIGVELADQIIKIKETIK; from the coding sequence ATGAAAGTTTTAGCTAACGACGGAATTTCGAAAGCGGGAGAACAGGCATTGAAAAATGCGGGAATTGAAGTGTTGGACAACAGGGTTGCACAAGACCATGTTATCAATTTCATCAACGAAAACAACGTAGACGTGCTCCTGGTAAGAAGTGCTACCAAAGTAAGGCAGGATCTGATTGATGCATGTCCAAATCTGAAAATTATCGGAAGAGGTGGTATCGGGATGGATAATATTGATGTTGAATATGCTAAAAGCAAAGGGATAAACGTAATCAATACCCCAACAGCTTCTTCAAAATCGGTTGCTGAATTGGTATTTGCCCATTTCTTTTCTTTGGCGAGATTCCTTCACGAATCCAACAGGCTGATGCCTTTAGAGGGTGAAACGCATTTCGATGCGATGAAGAAATCCTTCAGCAAAGCTTATGAACTTTCAGGAAAAAATTTAGGGGTTATCGGTTTTGGAAGTATCGGCCAGGAAGTGGTGAAAATGGGTATTTCTTTGGGAATGAACGTTAAAGTTTTAACAAGAAAACCCAGAACGGAAACTCTTAGTCTGAGCTTCTTCGATGGGCAGTCGGTAAACTTTGAAATCACTTCAACCAATGATATGGATGGCTTCCTTAAAGATCTGGATTTCATCAGTATAAACACGCCGAAAACAAACGAATATATCATAGACACGCCGCAGTTTGAAAAAATGAAAGACGGAGTTTATATCGTAAATACGGCAAGAGGCGGTGTGATCAATGAAGTAGCTTTGGTAGACTATATTGATTACGGCAAAGTAGCAGGAGCGGCACTTGATGTTTTTGAAAAGGAGCCAACGCCTGAAGTCATTTTGCTTATGAATCCGGCGCTTTCACTTTCTCCGCACGTGGGAGGAAATACTGTAGATGCACAGGAGAAAATCGGGGTCGAGCTTGCAGACCAAATTATCAAAATAAAAGAAACTATAAAATAA
- the serC gene encoding 3-phosphoserine/phosphohydroxythreonine transaminase — protein MIKKHNFSAGPCILPQEVFEKSAQAILDFNGMGLSLLEISHRSKDFVAVMDEARAIVKRLMNLGDDYEVLYLGGGASLQFAMVPYNLMKVGGKAAYTDTGTWAAGAIKEAKKLGTVDVVGSSKEENYSFIPKDYTIGSEYDYFHCTSNNTIYGTQMKSFPEVDTVMVCDMSSDIFSRQLDFSKFDLIYAGAQKNMGPAGVTLVVIKKEILGKTGRENMLSMLDYSQHIAKESMYNTPPVFPVYASLLTLQHLENNGGIAAAEARNEAKAKLLYDEIDSNPLFESFCVKEDRSFMNVSFKLMDESKKEQFDNAWKAANISGLNGHRSLGGYRASLYNALPIESVQVLVDVMRSIK, from the coding sequence ATGATCAAAAAGCACAACTTTAGCGCGGGGCCATGCATTTTACCTCAGGAAGTATTCGAAAAGTCTGCACAGGCAATTTTGGATTTCAACGGAATGGGATTGTCACTTCTGGAAATTTCACACAGAAGTAAGGATTTTGTTGCGGTAATGGACGAAGCACGCGCCATTGTAAAAAGATTGATGAATCTTGGTGATGATTACGAAGTTTTATATTTAGGAGGAGGTGCCAGTTTGCAGTTTGCTATGGTTCCTTACAATCTGATGAAAGTTGGCGGAAAAGCCGCATATACAGATACGGGAACCTGGGCGGCAGGAGCTATTAAAGAAGCAAAAAAACTAGGGACAGTGGATGTTGTAGGCTCTTCAAAAGAGGAAAACTACTCTTTCATCCCGAAAGACTATACCATTGGATCAGAGTATGATTATTTCCATTGTACTTCAAATAATACAATTTACGGAACTCAGATGAAATCTTTCCCTGAAGTGGATACTGTAATGGTTTGTGACATGAGTTCTGATATTTTCTCAAGGCAGCTGGATTTTTCAAAATTTGATTTAATCTATGCCGGAGCCCAGAAAAACATGGGACCTGCAGGCGTTACTTTAGTAGTTATTAAAAAAGAAATTTTAGGCAAAACAGGAAGAGAAAATATGCTTTCAATGCTTGATTATTCTCAGCATATCGCTAAAGAATCTATGTACAATACACCGCCGGTTTTCCCTGTTTATGCATCTTTGCTTACATTACAGCATTTGGAAAACAACGGAGGAATTGCAGCCGCTGAAGCTAGAAATGAAGCAAAAGCAAAACTTTTATACGATGAAATAGACAGCAATCCGCTATTTGAAAGCTTCTGCGTGAAAGAAGACCGTTCTTTCATGAATGTTTCATTTAAATTAATGGATGAAAGCAAAAAAGAACAATTCGACAACGCATGGAAAGCAGCAAACATCAGCGGACTGAACGGGCACAGAAGCCTGGGCGGATACAGAGCAAGTCTGTACAATGCTTTACCGATAGAAAGCGTACAGGTTTTGGTGGATGTAATGAGGTCTATTAAATAA
- a CDS encoding 4Fe-4S binding protein — MAIKITDECINCGACEPECPNNAIYEGAVDWKASEGTELKGTVTLTSGLTVDADAPQEPVSDDVYFIVTDKCTECKGFHEEPQCAAVCPVDCCVPDEDHVESEEALLNKKAFLHGE; from the coding sequence ATGGCTATTAAAATAACTGATGAATGCATTAATTGTGGAGCCTGCGAACCGGAATGCCCAAACAATGCAATTTATGAAGGAGCAGTAGACTGGAAAGCTTCAGAAGGCACTGAATTAAAAGGTACTGTAACATTAACATCGGGGCTTACAGTAGATGCTGATGCACCACAAGAACCCGTAAGTGATGATGTTTATTTTATTGTAACAGATAAATGTACGGAATGTAAAGGTTTTCATGAAGAGCCACAGTGTGCAGCGGTATGTCCGGTAGATTGCTGTGTTCCTGATGAAGACCATGTAGAATCTGAGGAAGCGCTGCTTAATAAAAAAGCATTTTTACACGGTGAATAA
- a CDS encoding acyl-CoA reductase yields the protein MNIKNQVLGLTRLSDYIKDFLAKNPADYNENDQDFELLLRKSEIENPWFTAENQKFAFKQWADLLTEENINNWLKEYSISKISKKVGLIMAGNIPLVGLHDVISTVLSNHIPVIKLSSKDKYMIPFLLKKWKEFSENEVEYEFVERLENFDAVIATGSNNTARYLEYYFKNYLHIIRKNRTSIAVLKGDETPEELQLLAKDIFQYFGLGCRNVTRLLIPQDFLIDRLFENFLDYQEIINHNKYANNYEYNRAVYLLNQEKFWDNNFVMLKEDDKLFSPLSVINFSRYSSLDEVKNFISDNEENIQCVVAKDELGLDSVKLGDAQNPGLDTYADNVDTMKFLSLI from the coding sequence ATGAATATCAAAAATCAAGTTTTAGGACTTACGAGACTTAGCGATTATATAAAAGACTTTTTAGCAAAAAATCCGGCTGACTATAATGAAAATGATCAGGATTTTGAATTATTGTTAAGGAAGTCGGAAATAGAAAATCCGTGGTTTACTGCTGAAAATCAGAAATTTGCTTTCAAACAATGGGCAGATTTATTGACGGAGGAAAATATAAACAACTGGCTTAAAGAATATTCCATTTCAAAAATCTCCAAAAAAGTAGGATTAATCATGGCGGGAAATATTCCCCTTGTTGGTTTGCATGACGTGATTTCTACGGTTTTGAGCAACCATATTCCGGTTATTAAACTATCCTCGAAAGACAAGTATATGATTCCGTTTTTACTGAAAAAATGGAAAGAATTCTCTGAAAATGAGGTTGAATATGAGTTTGTTGAAAGATTGGAGAATTTTGATGCAGTAATTGCTACAGGTAGTAATAACACGGCGAGATATCTAGAATATTACTTTAAAAATTACCTTCATATCATCAGAAAAAACAGAACGTCAATTGCTGTTTTAAAAGGTGATGAAACGCCTGAAGAATTACAGCTTTTAGCGAAAGATATTTTCCAGTATTTTGGTTTGGGTTGTAGAAATGTAACCAGACTCTTGATTCCGCAGGATTTTTTAATTGACCGACTGTTTGAAAACTTTTTAGATTACCAGGAGATTATCAATCATAATAAATATGCCAATAATTATGAATATAATAGGGCAGTTTATCTTTTAAATCAGGAAAAATTCTGGGATAATAATTTTGTAATGCTGAAAGAAGATGATAAACTTTTTAGTCCGCTTTCTGTAATTAATTTCAGCAGATATTCATCTTTGGATGAAGTGAAGAACTTTATCAGTGATAATGAAGAAAATATTCAATGTGTTGTTGCTAAAGATGAATTGGGTCTGGATTCTGTTAAATTAGGAGACGCACAAAATCCAGGTTTAGACACTTATGCCGATAATGTTGATACAATGAAATTTTTATCATTAATTTAA
- a CDS encoding Bax inhibitor-1/YccA family protein — MMTDVLVAHSSDVEKESFYKKTYLHVALSILAFIGVEAVLLNVVPERLIAAMFAQRFAWLLIIGVFWLASVLATKWSLSQSKSTQYFGLAFYVLLEAVIFLPLIYIATVYSGGQVIYQAAMLTIAMFTGISAVAFTSKRDFSFLRNIIVIGGFISIGLIVAGMIFGFNLGLWFSVGMVILASATILYQTSKLKDAYSTNQYVGASLQLFASIMLLFWYILSILMSRRS, encoded by the coding sequence ATGATGACAGATGTTTTAGTCGCGCACTCTTCAGATGTTGAAAAGGAAAGCTTTTACAAGAAGACGTATTTACACGTAGCTTTATCAATCCTTGCATTCATCGGGGTTGAAGCGGTTTTGCTTAATGTTGTACCGGAAAGGCTGATTGCCGCCATGTTTGCCCAAAGATTTGCCTGGCTGCTGATTATTGGGGTATTTTGGTTGGCTTCAGTTTTGGCTACAAAATGGTCTCTTTCCCAGAGTAAATCAACACAGTATTTCGGGCTTGCATTTTATGTTTTGCTTGAGGCTGTTATTTTCCTTCCGTTGATTTATATTGCTACTGTTTACTCCGGCGGGCAGGTGATTTATCAGGCTGCAATGTTGACGATTGCTATGTTTACAGGGATTTCTGCAGTTGCTTTTACATCTAAAAGAGATTTTTCATTTTTAAGAAATATCATCGTTATTGGAGGATTTATTTCTATAGGATTGATCGTTGCCGGAATGATTTTCGGCTTCAATCTTGGACTTTGGTTTTCCGTGGGAATGGTGATTCTTGCTTCTGCAACTATTTTATATCAGACAAGCAAGCTTAAGGATGCTTACAGTACGAATCAGTATGTAGGGGCGTCTTTGCAGTTGTTTGCTTCAATTATGCTTTTGTTCTGGTATATTTTGAGCATTTTGATGAGCAGAAGAAGTTAA
- a CDS encoding DUF6952 family protein, which translates to MKLPVIRQFYQNQTPENLEKTLEVLESFCEFRGTSDEDLNVAGELITNICGALEVHANVQNGMSEKDALNSFAQKVLGSIDK; encoded by the coding sequence ATGAAGTTACCTGTAATCAGACAGTTTTATCAAAATCAGACTCCTGAAAACCTTGAAAAAACGTTGGAAGTTTTAGAAAGCTTCTGCGAGTTCAGAGGGACAAGTGATGAAGATCTAAACGTAGCCGGAGAATTAATTACAAACATCTGCGGAGCTTTGGAAGTTCACGCTAATGTACAAAACGGAATGAGCGAAAAGGATGCCTTAAACTCTTTTGCTCAAAAGGTTTTAGGATCAATTGACAAGTAA
- a CDS encoding thioredoxin family protein, producing the protein MYTELTEDTLQNIVSDNEKVVVQYGATWCGNCRIMKPKFKKLASENDSIPFLYVDAEKLPESRKLAKVDNLPTFAIFRNGELVNQVQSNQAESLINLFNEL; encoded by the coding sequence ATGTATACAGAATTAACAGAAGATACGCTGCAGAATATTGTAAGCGATAATGAAAAAGTGGTGGTTCAGTACGGAGCAACATGGTGCGGAAACTGCAGAATTATGAAGCCGAAATTCAAAAAATTAGCTTCTGAAAACGACAGTATCCCTTTCCTATATGTAGATGCAGAAAAATTACCGGAAAGCAGAAAATTGGCTAAAGTTGATAATTTACCTACTTTTGCAATCTTCAGAAACGGTGAATTGGTGAATCAGGTTCAGAGCAATCAGGCTGAAAGTTTAATTAATTTATTTAATGAATTGTAA
- a CDS encoding peroxiredoxin: protein MSLVGKKFPNVTVDAMSDMGDDLRINIFEEATANQQKVLLFWYPKDFTFVCPTELHAFQEALGEFEKRNTKVIGASCDTNEVHFAWLNVSKDNGGIEGVTYPLLADTHRQLANLLGIVDQDFEYNEEGEEVFTGSNVTYRATYLIDETGKVFHESVNDMPLGRNVKEYLRLIDAYTHVQKHGEVCPANWEEGKDAMKADRNSTAEYLAKN from the coding sequence ATGTCTTTAGTAGGAAAAAAATTCCCAAATGTAACAGTAGATGCAATGTCTGATATGGGTGATGATCTTAGAATCAACATCTTTGAAGAAGCAACGGCTAATCAGCAAAAAGTTCTTTTATTCTGGTATCCAAAAGATTTCACTTTCGTTTGCCCGACTGAGCTTCACGCTTTCCAGGAGGCTTTAGGTGAATTCGAAAAAAGAAACACTAAAGTAATCGGAGCTTCTTGCGATACAAACGAAGTACACTTCGCTTGGCTGAACGTTTCAAAAGACAACGGAGGTATTGAAGGGGTTACTTACCCGCTTTTAGCTGATACTCACAGACAATTGGCTAACCTATTGGGAATTGTTGATCAGGATTTCGAATACAATGAAGAAGGTGAAGAAGTTTTCACAGGTTCTAACGTGACTTACAGAGCAACATATCTTATCGATGAAACAGGAAAAGTATTCCATGAGTCTGTAAATGATATGCCTCTTGGTAGAAACGTAAAAGAATATTTAAGACTAATCGATGCTTATACTCACGTTCAGAAGCATGGTGAGGTTTGCCCTGCAAACTGGGAAGAAGGAAAAGACGCGATGAAAGCTGACAGAAATTCTACAGCTGAATATTTAGCTAAGAACTAA